In a single window of the Acidobacteriota bacterium genome:
- a CDS encoding sigma-70 family RNA polymerase sigma factor — METPPSNEITLLLLQWSRGDRSALDQLMPVIYQELRKLARGYLRRERDDHSLQPTALINEAYLRLIKQDFPEWQSRKHFFGVAAQLMRQILVEHARARSAIKRDGGQKFSLEEALTFTEEKAAELVALDDALVTLAKLDERKVRIIELRYFAGLSLEQTAEALGLSVSTISDEQRLARAWLRREMEK, encoded by the coding sequence ATGGAAACACCGCCGTCCAACGAAATCACACTGCTTTTATTGCAGTGGAGTCGGGGCGACCGCTCAGCGCTCGACCAATTGATGCCTGTGATTTATCAGGAACTCCGCAAACTGGCACGAGGCTATTTGCGTCGTGAACGCGACGACCACAGCTTGCAACCGACGGCGCTCATCAATGAAGCGTACCTGCGATTGATCAAACAGGACTTTCCGGAATGGCAAAGCCGCAAACATTTTTTCGGCGTGGCGGCGCAATTGATGCGCCAAATTCTGGTCGAACATGCGCGGGCGCGTTCAGCGATCAAACGCGATGGCGGGCAGAAATTTTCGCTCGAAGAAGCATTGACCTTTACTGAAGAAAAAGCCGCGGAATTGGTTGCGCTTGATGATGCGCTGGTGACGCTGGCCAAACTGGACGAACGCAAAGTCCGCATCATCGAATTGCGGTATTTTGCCGGTTTGAGTCTGGAACAGACGGCTGAAGCGCTTGGGCTTTCCGTGAGTACCATCAGCGACGAACAACGACTGGCGCGCGCGTGGTTGCGCCGCGAAATGGAAAAGTAA
- a CDS encoding isoprenylcysteine carboxylmethyltransferase family protein encodes MFSRIAAFVYGVFCYLVFFATFLYAVGFVGNLIVPKTIDSGLQGSLASALLIDAGLLGVFAVQHSVMARRWFKRAWTRLVPEPVERATYVLFSSLALLLMFWQWQPIGGEIWNIEATVGRWAIYGLYFFGWLLLLASTFMIDHFELFGLLQVWRYLRGRECTPLNFKTPGLYQHVRHPIYLSWLCINWATPTMTAAHLVFAVATTAYIFLAIQFEERDLIRLYGDDYRQYRETVPMIFPVRLGSETPQQMAVGKQ; translated from the coding sequence ATGTTTTCGCGAATCGCAGCGTTTGTTTATGGGGTGTTCTGTTACCTGGTTTTCTTCGCAACGTTTCTGTATGCAGTTGGCTTTGTCGGCAACCTGATCGTTCCCAAAACGATTGATTCCGGGTTGCAAGGCTCGCTGGCTTCGGCGTTGTTGATTGACGCAGGCTTGTTGGGGGTTTTCGCCGTCCAACACAGTGTGATGGCGCGACGCTGGTTCAAACGCGCCTGGACGCGTCTGGTGCCCGAACCGGTGGAACGCGCCACGTATGTGCTGTTCAGTTCGCTGGCGCTGTTGCTGATGTTCTGGCAATGGCAGCCCATCGGCGGCGAAATTTGGAACATCGAAGCTACGGTGGGCCGCTGGGCGATTTACGGATTGTATTTTTTCGGCTGGCTGTTGTTGCTGGCTTCCACTTTTATGATTGATCACTTCGAGTTGTTCGGCTTGCTTCAGGTTTGGCGGTACCTGCGTGGCCGCGAATGCACGCCGCTCAATTTCAAAACGCCGGGACTGTACCAGCACGTGCGCCATCCGATTTATCTGAGCTGGCTGTGCATCAATTGGGCGACGCCCACGATGACAGCGGCTCATCTGGTGTTCGCGGTGGCGACGACTGCGTACATCTTTTTGGCGATTCAGTTCGAGGAGCGGGATTTGATCCGGTTGTATGGTGATGATTATCGGCAATATCGTGAAACTGTGCCGATGATTTTCCCTGTCCGGCTGGGCAGCGAAACTCCGCAGCAAATGGCCGTCGGGAAACAGTAA
- a CDS encoding serine/threonine protein kinase, translating into MNPKRWQRIEEVFRTVVARPLEEREMHLTRICDGDEELRQEVLSLLASDTTEDFLVQPIADAAFSLTTEGTENLAGTRIGSYRIERVIGHGGMGTVYEAVRDDRQFQQQVALKLIKRGMDSDFVRVRFLRERQILASLDHPHIARLFDGGTTADGLPYFVMEFVDGIPITEYCHRHRLTLDEKLKLFRDACAAVQHAHQKLVVHRDLKPSNILVTEDGTLKLLDFGIAKLLAAEPGEAITRTETALRMMTPEYASPEQVRGGAITTATDVYALGAVLYELLTERRPHQFATYSPAEIERAICETEAPRPSEAARQQNDVPMKLARQLEGDLDNIVLMALRKEPERRYASVEQFSEDLRRYLVGLPVVARKDTFRYRAEKFVRRHKAGVAALALLVILAIALAVLAVRLARERDRANQAAATAEVVTQSLVSVFDFADPGKSHGNAITAKELLDQGAEKVVRDLKGQPLVQAKLMDTIGELYQRIGVYDRAQPLLEEALKLRRQMLGAENPVVAESMNHLAALAYLRGDYAGSEAKFRDVLAMRRRLLGADHLEVADTMNSYGSVLVALGKLDEAEPLLREALALRRKRLGEEHVDVATSLTNLGRLSSERGNFAQAADYYRQTLAIYRKLYGEEDPHIADSLNNLAAMLQEQEKFQEAVTLFREALALRRKLLGDEHPEVAVSMSNLASALQDTGDRDEAEQLYRQTMALRRKLFGDGHPRLATTMHNLGTLLREKGNYAEAETLFRQAIEIRRKVLGEENSETATSIYNLAAVYLDQGRYEEAERLGRQALEICLKTLNPEHWLVNRARSFLGDCLTRLKRYPEAEEQLLTGYAGLKVERGEQHALTRKTVSRLIELYEAWEKPDKAALYRNLPQEKR; encoded by the coding sequence ATGAATCCCAAACGCTGGCAACGGATTGAAGAAGTATTTCGGACGGTTGTGGCGCGTCCGCTGGAAGAGCGCGAAATGCATTTGACGCGCATTTGCGATGGCGACGAAGAACTGCGCCAGGAAGTGCTGTCGCTGCTCGCAAGTGACACCACGGAAGATTTCCTGGTTCAGCCGATTGCCGATGCGGCGTTTTCGCTGACCACTGAAGGGACGGAGAATCTGGCCGGTACGCGCATCGGTTCTTATCGTATCGAGCGGGTGATAGGGCATGGAGGAATGGGCACCGTTTATGAAGCGGTGCGTGACGACAGGCAGTTCCAGCAGCAAGTTGCGCTCAAACTAATCAAACGCGGGATGGATTCGGATTTCGTGCGCGTGCGCTTTTTGCGCGAGCGGCAAATTCTGGCTTCGCTGGATCATCCGCATATTGCCCGGTTATTTGACGGCGGAACGACAGCGGACGGATTGCCTTATTTCGTCATGGAATTCGTGGACGGGATTCCGATCACAGAGTATTGCCATCGCCATCGGCTTACGCTGGACGAAAAGTTGAAATTGTTCCGCGATGCTTGCGCCGCCGTACAGCACGCGCACCAAAAACTGGTCGTTCACCGCGATTTGAAACCCAGCAATATTTTGGTGACGGAAGACGGCACACTCAAGCTGCTGGATTTTGGCATCGCCAAACTGCTGGCCGCTGAACCCGGAGAAGCCATCACGCGGACCGAAACGGCGTTGCGAATGATGACGCCCGAATACGCCAGCCCTGAACAGGTGCGCGGCGGCGCAATCACAACGGCGACGGATGTTTACGCGCTTGGCGCTGTGCTGTATGAATTGCTGACCGAACGGCGTCCGCATCAATTCGCCACGTATTCTCCGGCCGAAATTGAACGCGCAATCTGTGAAACCGAAGCTCCACGCCCCAGCGAAGCCGCGCGCCAGCAAAATGATGTGCCCATGAAACTCGCGCGGCAGCTTGAAGGCGACCTGGACAACATTGTGCTGATGGCGTTGCGCAAGGAACCGGAACGCCGCTATGCATCGGTCGAACAGTTTTCCGAAGATTTGCGCCGTTACCTGGTGGGGTTGCCCGTCGTTGCGCGCAAAGACACGTTCCGGTATCGCGCGGAAAAATTCGTCCGCCGCCACAAAGCAGGCGTTGCCGCGTTGGCGCTGCTTGTCATCCTGGCCATTGCGCTGGCGGTGCTGGCTGTTCGACTTGCCCGCGAACGCGACCGCGCCAATCAGGCCGCAGCGACGGCGGAGGTCGTGACGCAATCGCTGGTATCCGTATTTGATTTTGCCGATCCGGGAAAATCCCACGGCAACGCCATCACGGCCAAAGAACTTCTGGATCAAGGCGCGGAAAAAGTCGTGCGGGATTTGAAGGGCCAGCCTTTGGTGCAGGCAAAACTGATGGACACGATTGGTGAATTGTATCAACGCATCGGCGTTTATGATCGCGCGCAGCCGTTGTTGGAAGAGGCGCTCAAATTACGACGGCAAATGCTGGGCGCTGAAAATCCCGTCGTAGCGGAAAGCATGAATCATTTGGCTGCGCTGGCGTATCTAAGGGGAGATTATGCCGGCAGCGAAGCTAAATTCCGCGATGTGTTGGCGATGCGGCGCAGACTGTTGGGCGCAGATCATCTGGAAGTGGCCGACACCATGAACAGTTATGGATCGGTGCTGGTGGCTCTGGGCAAGTTGGACGAGGCTGAACCTTTGCTGCGCGAAGCCCTGGCACTGAGGCGCAAGCGGCTTGGCGAAGAGCACGTAGATGTAGCCACCAGTTTGACCAATCTGGGGCGACTGTCGAGCGAGCGCGGGAATTTTGCGCAGGCCGCCGACTATTACCGACAAACGCTGGCCATATATCGCAAACTGTATGGCGAAGAAGACCCGCACATTGCGGATAGCCTGAACAATCTGGCTGCAATGTTACAGGAGCAGGAAAAGTTTCAGGAGGCGGTGACGCTATTTCGCGAAGCACTGGCCTTGCGCCGCAAACTGTTGGGCGATGAACATCCGGAAGTAGCCGTCAGCATGTCCAACCTGGCTTCGGCGTTACAGGATACAGGCGACAGGGACGAAGCCGAACAACTATACAGGCAAACGATGGCGCTGCGGCGCAAACTTTTTGGCGACGGCCATCCGCGATTGGCGACGACGATGCACAATCTGGGAACGTTGTTGCGCGAAAAAGGCAATTATGCCGAGGCCGAAACGCTGTTTCGACAGGCAATCGAAATTCGCCGCAAAGTGTTGGGAGAAGAAAATTCTGAAACAGCGACCAGCATCTACAATCTGGCGGCTGTGTACTTGGATCAGGGACGTTACGAAGAAGCGGAGCGGCTTGGCCGACAAGCGCTCGAAATTTGCCTGAAAACCCTTAACCCGGAGCATTGGCTGGTCAACCGCGCACGCAGTTTCCTCGGCGATTGCCTGACGAGGCTCAAACGATATCCTGAAGCTGAGGAGCAACTTTTGACGGGTTATGCGGGATTAAAAGTTGAGCGAGGCGAACAGCACGCATTGACGCGCAAAACGGTCAGCCGATTGATTGAGTTGTATGAAGCCTGGGAAAAGCCGGACAAGGCTGCGCTTTATCGAAATCTGCCCCAGGAAAAACGCTGA
- a CDS encoding DinB family protein, which yields MGGRAICNQRCRPIFSQDQIANGGNTMSKRSNALAERLEQGADALAKFAESLTDAEWQTRVPKDGRKVGVIVHHVASVYPIEIQLAQTLAAGNPVQGVTWNVVHDMNAGHAKENDAVTKAEALQLLRQNSAEAATAIRALGDEQLDQAAPLSLNADAPLTCQFMLEDHAVRHSYHHLARLREVLKR from the coding sequence ATGGGCGGTCGCGCAATCTGTAATCAGCGCTGCCGCCCGATTTTTTCACAAGATCAAATTGCAAATGGAGGAAACACAATGAGCAAACGTTCAAATGCCCTTGCGGAACGGCTTGAACAGGGCGCTGACGCACTTGCCAAATTCGCGGAATCGCTTACGGATGCGGAATGGCAGACCCGCGTACCAAAAGACGGACGCAAAGTCGGCGTCATTGTGCATCACGTCGCCAGCGTTTATCCCATTGAAATTCAATTGGCGCAGACCTTGGCGGCGGGCAATCCAGTACAGGGTGTGACCTGGAATGTTGTCCACGATATGAATGCCGGACACGCCAAAGAGAACGATGCCGTCACGAAAGCGGAGGCACTGCAGTTGCTCCGGCAGAACAGCGCGGAAGCTGCAACCGCAATCCGTGCGTTAGGCGACGAACAACTCGACCAGGCGGCTCCGCTATCGCTGAATGCGGACGCTCCGCTGACCTGCCAATTCATGCTGGAAGATCATGCCGTCCGGCACAGCTACCATCACCTCGCTCGATTGCGAGAAGTGCTGAAACGATAG